A section of the Telopea speciosissima isolate NSW1024214 ecotype Mountain lineage chromosome 3, Tspe_v1, whole genome shotgun sequence genome encodes:
- the LOC122656770 gene encoding ubiquitin-conjugating enzyme E2 27-like isoform X3: MVDFARVQKELAECNRDMEISGVSIMLHGNGNDLSHLSGTISGPVATPYEGGTFQIDIRLPDGYPFEPPKMQFVTKVWHPNISSQNGAICLDILKDQWSPALTLKTALLSLQALLSAPEPDDPQDAVVAQQVQKLVEMGFPEGLVRATLEVVGGDENMALEKLCSG, translated from the exons ATGGTGGACTTCGCACGCGTACAGAAAGAACTTGCGGAGTGTAACAGAGACATGGAGATTTCTGGTGTAAGCATAATGCTCCACGGTAATGGTAACGATCTTTCCCATCTCTCGGGAACCATATCCGGCCCTGTCGCCACGCCTTATGAAGGCGGAACCTTTCAAATCGACATCAGATTGCCTG ATGGGTACCCTTTTGAGCCTCCAAAGATGCAATTTGTAACTAAAGTTTG GCACCCAAACATTAGCAGTCAGAATGGGGCAATATGCTTGGATATCTTGAAGGACCAATGGAGCCCAGCCCTCACACTTAAAACAGCACTTCTTTCCTTACAAGCATTGCTATCTGCTCCTGAACCTGATGATCCTCAAGATGCAGTGGTAGCTCAACAG GTACAAAAATTGGTGGAGATGGGCTTCCCTGAGGGCTTGGTAAGGGCAACTTTGGAAGTTGTAGGTGGTGATGAGAACATGGCTCTGGAAAAGCTTTGCTCTGGCTAG
- the LOC122656770 gene encoding ubiquitin-conjugating enzyme E2 27-like isoform X1: protein MVDFARVQKELAECNRDMEISGVSIMLHGNGNDLSHLSGTISGPVATPYEGGTFQIDIRLPDGYPFEPPKMQFVTKVWHPNISSQNGAICLDILKDQWSPALTLKTALLSLQALLSAPEPDDPQDAVVAQQYLRDYQTFVGTAHYWTETFAMRSSIGTEEKVQKLVEMGFPEGLVRATLEVVGGDENMALEKLCSG, encoded by the exons ATGGTGGACTTCGCACGCGTACAGAAAGAACTTGCGGAGTGTAACAGAGACATGGAGATTTCTGGTGTAAGCATAATGCTCCACGGTAATGGTAACGATCTTTCCCATCTCTCGGGAACCATATCCGGCCCTGTCGCCACGCCTTATGAAGGCGGAACCTTTCAAATCGACATCAGATTGCCTG ATGGGTACCCTTTTGAGCCTCCAAAGATGCAATTTGTAACTAAAGTTTG GCACCCAAACATTAGCAGTCAGAATGGGGCAATATGCTTGGATATCTTGAAGGACCAATGGAGCCCAGCCCTCACACTTAAAACAGCACTTCTTTCCTTACAAGCATTGCTATCTGCTCCTGAACCTGATGATCCTCAAGATGCAGTGGTAGCTCAACAG TATCTTCGAGACTATCAGACCTTTGTTGGCACAGCTCACTATTGGACTGAAACTTTTGCAATGAGATCATCTATTGGAACTGAAGAAAAA GTACAAAAATTGGTGGAGATGGGCTTCCCTGAGGGCTTGGTAAGGGCAACTTTGGAAGTTGTAGGTGGTGATGAGAACATGGCTCTGGAAAAGCTTTGCTCTGGCTAG
- the LOC122656770 gene encoding ubiquitin-conjugating enzyme E2 27-like isoform X2 produces the protein MVDFARVQKELAECNRDMEISGVSIMLHGNGNDLSHLSGTISGPVATPYEGGTFQIDIRLPDGYPFEPPKMQFVTKVWHPNISSQNGAICLDILKDQWSPALTLKTALLSLQALLSAPEPDDPQDAVVAQQTFVGTAHYWTETFAMRSSIGTEEKVQKLVEMGFPEGLVRATLEVVGGDENMALEKLCSG, from the exons ATGGTGGACTTCGCACGCGTACAGAAAGAACTTGCGGAGTGTAACAGAGACATGGAGATTTCTGGTGTAAGCATAATGCTCCACGGTAATGGTAACGATCTTTCCCATCTCTCGGGAACCATATCCGGCCCTGTCGCCACGCCTTATGAAGGCGGAACCTTTCAAATCGACATCAGATTGCCTG ATGGGTACCCTTTTGAGCCTCCAAAGATGCAATTTGTAACTAAAGTTTG GCACCCAAACATTAGCAGTCAGAATGGGGCAATATGCTTGGATATCTTGAAGGACCAATGGAGCCCAGCCCTCACACTTAAAACAGCACTTCTTTCCTTACAAGCATTGCTATCTGCTCCTGAACCTGATGATCCTCAAGATGCAGTGGTAGCTCAACAG ACCTTTGTTGGCACAGCTCACTATTGGACTGAAACTTTTGCAATGAGATCATCTATTGGAACTGAAGAAAAA GTACAAAAATTGGTGGAGATGGGCTTCCCTGAGGGCTTGGTAAGGGCAACTTTGGAAGTTGTAGGTGGTGATGAGAACATGGCTCTGGAAAAGCTTTGCTCTGGCTAG
- the LOC122656771 gene encoding probable inactive shikimate kinase like 1, chloroplastic, with protein MVINVIHFTRSCTLQFNLRPRILHYCREGSPKSAATTLSLKNDNHFRRFRKTSPSMEALVGSSLLGRFPSTNFAVGDNQIPAPQVFEDDQSLKLKKKVTEISPELKGTSIFLVGMNSTMKNNVGKLLADALRYYYFDSDSLVEQVACGENAANSLKERDAEGFREFETEVMKQLSSMGRLVVCVGDDAVQSSVNLALLRHGISIWIDVPLDIIAKEDMAAITCTTSGSSEALAMLTKLYEDLRSGYAMADATVSLQNVAFRLGYDNMDAVTTEHMAIETLKEIEKLTRVKKMMEAAARPF; from the exons aTGGTGATAAACGTGATCCACTTCACTCGCAGCTGTACTCTCCAATTTAATCTTCGTCCCCGAATCCTCCATTATTGTCGAGAAGGATCTCCAAAATCTGCAGCAACTACACTGTCCTTAAAAAATGACAACCATTTCCGCCGATTTCGGAAAACGTCGCCTTCGATGGAAGCGCTTGTCGGTAGTTCCCTGCTCGGAAGGTTTCCAAGCACGAATTTCGCCGTCGGCGATAATCAAATTCCTG CCCCACAAGTTTTTGAGGATGACCAATCTCTCAAGCTGAAG AAAAAAGTTACAGAGATATCTCCTGAACTGAAAGGGACCTCCATATTTCTTGTTG GTATGAACAGCACCATGAAAAACAATGTGGGGAAACTTCTAGCGGATGCATTAAGATATTACTATTTTGACAG TGATAGTTTGGTTGAGCAAGTTGCATGTGGTGAAAATGCTGCTAATTCTTTGAAGGAAAGAGATGCAGAGGGATTTCGTGAGTTTGAG ACTGAAGTAATGAAGCAGTTATCATCCATGGGTCGCCTGGTTGTTTGTGTTGGAGATGATGCAGTTCAAAGTTCAGTTAACCT GGCTCTTCTAAGGCATGGAATATCAATATGGATTGATGTTCCTCTTGATATAATCGCCAAAGAAGACATGGCTGCAATAACATGCACAACTTCAGGCTCCTCTGAG GCGTTGGCTATGCTAACTAAGCTTTATGAGGACTTGAGAAGTGGATATGCCATGGCAGATGCAACAGTCTCACTTCAAA ATGTAGCTTTCCGATTAGGTTATGACAATATGGATGCAGTGACTACAGAACACATGGCTATTGAG ACACTAAAAGAGATAGAGAAGCTGAcaagagtgaagaagatgatggaagcCGCAGCAAGACCATTCTAG
- the LOC122656432 gene encoding probable serine/threonine-protein kinase At1g54610 isoform X2, translating into MGCIVCKRVAGDGRERSGVSEDGRERSGVSEDGQVKAEEQPADASNTATVNDSRIRKEGVRRGRERIHRHRTGDFAPPPLQQQPELRKPKSNHKPKPKPNTNPALRNEQGWPSWLSAVAGEAIKGWTPRRADTFEKLDKIGQGTYSNVYKARDLISGKIVALKKVRFDNLEPESVKFMAREILVLRRLEHPNVVKLEGLVTSRMSCSLYLVFEYMEHDLAGLAACPGIKFTEPQVKCYMKQLLSGLEHCHNQGVLHRDIKGSNLLLDNEGVLKLADFGLAAFYGLDHRQPMTSRVVTLWYRPPELLLGATYYGVGVDLWSAGCIFAELLAGKPIMPGRTEVEQLHKIFKLCGSPSEEYWKKSKLPHATIFKPQQPYRRCLAETYNDFPPSALSLIETLLSIDPDERGTATVALNSDFFTTEPYACEPSILPKYPPTKEMDMKLRDEATRRQRGLNGKANAAGGAKRARVRDQGGRAVPAPEANAELQVNLDRRRLIVQANAKSKSEKFPPPHQDGAVGYPLDTSHDATVSFVAHDTSFASSVFYPKAAGVPFSGPQRKPDVAGVPFGRKTKVPQVATSRMFVRAFKPSIGLSMDLRNKGKERVSEVFGTGK; encoded by the exons ATGGGTTGCATTGTTTGTAAGAGAGTAGCGGGAGATGGCCGGGAACGTTCCGGTGTATCAGAAGATGGCCGGGAACGTTCCGGTGTATCAGAAGATGGTCAAGTCAAGGCTGAAGAACAACCTGCCGATGCCTCTAACACTGCCACTGTTAACGACTCTAGGATTAGGAAGGAAGGTGTgcgaagagggagagaaaggatCCACCGCCACCGGACCGGAGATTTTGCTCCGCCGCCGCTGCAGCAGCAGCCGGAGCTGCGTAAGCCTAAGTCTaatcataaaccgaaaccaaaGCCGAATACGAATCCGGCTCTGAGAAATGAGCAAGGATGGCCCTCTTGGCTCTCCGCCGTCGCCGGTGAGGCCATCAAGGGTTGGACCCCTCGACGCGCCGATACGTTCGAGAAGCTCGATAAG ATTGGCCAAGGAACTTATAGCAATGTATATAAAGCTAGAGATCTCATTTCCGGGAAGATCGTCGCTTTGAAGAAAGTTCGGTTTGATAATCTGGAACCAGAGAGCGTCAAATTCATGGCCAGAGAGATTCTCGTTCTGAGAAGGCTTGAGCATCCCAATGTCGTTAAGCTGGAAGGTCTGGTTACTTCCAGGATGTCTTGCAGTCTCTATTTGGTTTTCGAGTATATGGAACATGATCTTGCGGGGCTAGCAGCTTGCCCTGGGATCAAATTCACGGAGCCACAG GTCAAATGCTACATGAAGCAATTATTATCTGGTCTTGAGCATTGTCACAATCAAGGTGTCTTGCATCGTGATATCAAGGGTTCAAACCTACTTCTTGACAATGAAGGAGTTCTTAAATTAGCTGATTTTGGACTGGCTGCTTTTTATGGTCTGGACCATCGGCAACCAATGACTAGTAGAGTTGTTACCCTTTGGTACCGGCCCCCTGAGCTTCTTCTAGGGGCAACTTATTATGGTGTTGGTGTTGATCTTTGGAGTGCTGGCTGCATTTTTGCTGAATTACTTGCTGGGAAGCCAATAATGCCAGGACGGACAGAG GTGGAACAGCTGCATAAGATTTTTAAGTTATGTGGCTCTCCATCAGAGGAATATTGGAAGAAATCCAAGCTGCCACATGCAACTATTTTTAAGCCACAACAACCATATCGACGGTGTTTAGCTGAAACTTATAATGATTTTCCACCTTCTGCATTATCTCTGATTGAAACTCTTCTCTCGATTGATCCAGATGAACGAGGCACTGCCACTGTTGCTCTGAATAGTGAT TTCTTCACCACGGAACCTTATGCTTGTGAACCATCAATCTTACCAAAGTATCCTCCAACTAAAGAAATGGATATGAAATTAAGGGATGAAGCAACCAGAAG GCAAAGGGGACTGAATGGTAAAGCAAATGCTGCTGGTGGAGCAAAGAGAGCTCGAGTTCGTGATCAAGGTGGCCGAGCTGTACCAGCACCAGAAGCAAATGCTGAGCTTCAAGTGAACTTGGAT AGACGGAGGTTAATAGTGCAAGCAAATGCTAAGAGCAAGAGCGAGAAATTTCCACCTCCTCATCAAGATGGAGCTGTTGGGTACCCATTGGATACATCACATGATGCAACAGTATCATTTGTTGCTCATGATACTTCGTTTGCCTCGTCAGTTTTTTACCCAAAGGCCGCAGGTGTACCATTTTCAGGTCCCCAGAGAAAACCTGACGTTGCTGGAGTACCTTTTGGCAGGAAAACCAAAGTGCCCCAGGTGGCAACATCTAGGATGTTTGTCCGAGCATTCAAGCCATCAATAGGGCTCTCTATGGATCTTAGGAATAAGGGTAAAGAACGAGTTTCAGAAGTTTTTGGTACTGGAAAATAG
- the LOC122656432 gene encoding probable serine/threonine-protein kinase At1g54610 isoform X1 has translation MGCIVCKRVAGDGRERSGVSEDGRERSGVSEDGQVKAEEQPADASNTATVNDSRIRKEGVRRGRERIHRHRTGDFAPPPLQQQPELRKPKSNHKPKPKPNTNPALRNEQGWPSWLSAVAGEAIKGWTPRRADTFEKLDKIGQGTYSNVYKARDLISGKIVALKKVRFDNLEPESVKFMAREILVLRRLEHPNVVKLEGLVTSRMSCSLYLVFEYMEHDLAGLAACPGIKFTEPQVKCYMKQLLSGLEHCHNQGVLHRDIKGSNLLLDNEGVLKLADFGLAAFYGLDHRQPMTSRVVTLWYRPPELLLGATYYGVGVDLWSAGCIFAELLAGKPIMPGRTEVEQLHKIFKLCGSPSEEYWKKSKLPHATIFKPQQPYRRCLAETYNDFPPSALSLIETLLSIDPDERGTATVALNSDVSGPISLFFTTEPYACEPSILPKYPPTKEMDMKLRDEATRRQRGLNGKANAAGGAKRARVRDQGGRAVPAPEANAELQVNLDRRRLIVQANAKSKSEKFPPPHQDGAVGYPLDTSHDATVSFVAHDTSFASSVFYPKAAGVPFSGPQRKPDVAGVPFGRKTKVPQVATSRMFVRAFKPSIGLSMDLRNKGKERVSEVFGTGK, from the exons ATGGGTTGCATTGTTTGTAAGAGAGTAGCGGGAGATGGCCGGGAACGTTCCGGTGTATCAGAAGATGGCCGGGAACGTTCCGGTGTATCAGAAGATGGTCAAGTCAAGGCTGAAGAACAACCTGCCGATGCCTCTAACACTGCCACTGTTAACGACTCTAGGATTAGGAAGGAAGGTGTgcgaagagggagagaaaggatCCACCGCCACCGGACCGGAGATTTTGCTCCGCCGCCGCTGCAGCAGCAGCCGGAGCTGCGTAAGCCTAAGTCTaatcataaaccgaaaccaaaGCCGAATACGAATCCGGCTCTGAGAAATGAGCAAGGATGGCCCTCTTGGCTCTCCGCCGTCGCCGGTGAGGCCATCAAGGGTTGGACCCCTCGACGCGCCGATACGTTCGAGAAGCTCGATAAG ATTGGCCAAGGAACTTATAGCAATGTATATAAAGCTAGAGATCTCATTTCCGGGAAGATCGTCGCTTTGAAGAAAGTTCGGTTTGATAATCTGGAACCAGAGAGCGTCAAATTCATGGCCAGAGAGATTCTCGTTCTGAGAAGGCTTGAGCATCCCAATGTCGTTAAGCTGGAAGGTCTGGTTACTTCCAGGATGTCTTGCAGTCTCTATTTGGTTTTCGAGTATATGGAACATGATCTTGCGGGGCTAGCAGCTTGCCCTGGGATCAAATTCACGGAGCCACAG GTCAAATGCTACATGAAGCAATTATTATCTGGTCTTGAGCATTGTCACAATCAAGGTGTCTTGCATCGTGATATCAAGGGTTCAAACCTACTTCTTGACAATGAAGGAGTTCTTAAATTAGCTGATTTTGGACTGGCTGCTTTTTATGGTCTGGACCATCGGCAACCAATGACTAGTAGAGTTGTTACCCTTTGGTACCGGCCCCCTGAGCTTCTTCTAGGGGCAACTTATTATGGTGTTGGTGTTGATCTTTGGAGTGCTGGCTGCATTTTTGCTGAATTACTTGCTGGGAAGCCAATAATGCCAGGACGGACAGAG GTGGAACAGCTGCATAAGATTTTTAAGTTATGTGGCTCTCCATCAGAGGAATATTGGAAGAAATCCAAGCTGCCACATGCAACTATTTTTAAGCCACAACAACCATATCGACGGTGTTTAGCTGAAACTTATAATGATTTTCCACCTTCTGCATTATCTCTGATTGAAACTCTTCTCTCGATTGATCCAGATGAACGAGGCACTGCCACTGTTGCTCTGAATAGTGATGTGAGTGGTCCAATTTCCTTG TTCTTCACCACGGAACCTTATGCTTGTGAACCATCAATCTTACCAAAGTATCCTCCAACTAAAGAAATGGATATGAAATTAAGGGATGAAGCAACCAGAAG GCAAAGGGGACTGAATGGTAAAGCAAATGCTGCTGGTGGAGCAAAGAGAGCTCGAGTTCGTGATCAAGGTGGCCGAGCTGTACCAGCACCAGAAGCAAATGCTGAGCTTCAAGTGAACTTGGAT AGACGGAGGTTAATAGTGCAAGCAAATGCTAAGAGCAAGAGCGAGAAATTTCCACCTCCTCATCAAGATGGAGCTGTTGGGTACCCATTGGATACATCACATGATGCAACAGTATCATTTGTTGCTCATGATACTTCGTTTGCCTCGTCAGTTTTTTACCCAAAGGCCGCAGGTGTACCATTTTCAGGTCCCCAGAGAAAACCTGACGTTGCTGGAGTACCTTTTGGCAGGAAAACCAAAGTGCCCCAGGTGGCAACATCTAGGATGTTTGTCCGAGCATTCAAGCCATCAATAGGGCTCTCTATGGATCTTAGGAATAAGGGTAAAGAACGAGTTTCAGAAGTTTTTGGTACTGGAAAATAG
- the LOC122656432 gene encoding probable serine/threonine-protein kinase At1g54610 isoform X3, translating to MGCIVCKRVAGDGRERSGVSEDGRERSGVSEDGQVKAEEQPADASNTATVNDSRIRKEGVRRGRERIHRHRTGDFAPPPLQQQPELRKPKSNHKPKPKPNTNPALRNEQGWPSWLSAVAGEAIKGWTPRRADTFEKLDKIGQGTYSNVYKARDLISGKIVALKKVRFDNLEPESVKFMAREILVLRRLEHPNVVKLEGLVTSRMSCSLYLVFEYMEHDLAGLAACPGIKFTEPQVKCYMKQLLSGLEHCHNQGVLHRDIKGSNLLLDNEGVLKLADFGLAAFYGLDHRQPMTSRVVTLWYRPPELLLGATYYGVGVDLWSAGCIFAELLAGKPIMPGRTEFFTTEPYACEPSILPKYPPTKEMDMKLRDEATRRQRGLNGKANAAGGAKRARVRDQGGRAVPAPEANAELQVNLDRRRLIVQANAKSKSEKFPPPHQDGAVGYPLDTSHDATVSFVAHDTSFASSVFYPKAAGVPFSGPQRKPDVAGVPFGRKTKVPQVATSRMFVRAFKPSIGLSMDLRNKGKERVSEVFGTGK from the exons ATGGGTTGCATTGTTTGTAAGAGAGTAGCGGGAGATGGCCGGGAACGTTCCGGTGTATCAGAAGATGGCCGGGAACGTTCCGGTGTATCAGAAGATGGTCAAGTCAAGGCTGAAGAACAACCTGCCGATGCCTCTAACACTGCCACTGTTAACGACTCTAGGATTAGGAAGGAAGGTGTgcgaagagggagagaaaggatCCACCGCCACCGGACCGGAGATTTTGCTCCGCCGCCGCTGCAGCAGCAGCCGGAGCTGCGTAAGCCTAAGTCTaatcataaaccgaaaccaaaGCCGAATACGAATCCGGCTCTGAGAAATGAGCAAGGATGGCCCTCTTGGCTCTCCGCCGTCGCCGGTGAGGCCATCAAGGGTTGGACCCCTCGACGCGCCGATACGTTCGAGAAGCTCGATAAG ATTGGCCAAGGAACTTATAGCAATGTATATAAAGCTAGAGATCTCATTTCCGGGAAGATCGTCGCTTTGAAGAAAGTTCGGTTTGATAATCTGGAACCAGAGAGCGTCAAATTCATGGCCAGAGAGATTCTCGTTCTGAGAAGGCTTGAGCATCCCAATGTCGTTAAGCTGGAAGGTCTGGTTACTTCCAGGATGTCTTGCAGTCTCTATTTGGTTTTCGAGTATATGGAACATGATCTTGCGGGGCTAGCAGCTTGCCCTGGGATCAAATTCACGGAGCCACAG GTCAAATGCTACATGAAGCAATTATTATCTGGTCTTGAGCATTGTCACAATCAAGGTGTCTTGCATCGTGATATCAAGGGTTCAAACCTACTTCTTGACAATGAAGGAGTTCTTAAATTAGCTGATTTTGGACTGGCTGCTTTTTATGGTCTGGACCATCGGCAACCAATGACTAGTAGAGTTGTTACCCTTTGGTACCGGCCCCCTGAGCTTCTTCTAGGGGCAACTTATTATGGTGTTGGTGTTGATCTTTGGAGTGCTGGCTGCATTTTTGCTGAATTACTTGCTGGGAAGCCAATAATGCCAGGACGGACAGAG TTCTTCACCACGGAACCTTATGCTTGTGAACCATCAATCTTACCAAAGTATCCTCCAACTAAAGAAATGGATATGAAATTAAGGGATGAAGCAACCAGAAG GCAAAGGGGACTGAATGGTAAAGCAAATGCTGCTGGTGGAGCAAAGAGAGCTCGAGTTCGTGATCAAGGTGGCCGAGCTGTACCAGCACCAGAAGCAAATGCTGAGCTTCAAGTGAACTTGGAT AGACGGAGGTTAATAGTGCAAGCAAATGCTAAGAGCAAGAGCGAGAAATTTCCACCTCCTCATCAAGATGGAGCTGTTGGGTACCCATTGGATACATCACATGATGCAACAGTATCATTTGTTGCTCATGATACTTCGTTTGCCTCGTCAGTTTTTTACCCAAAGGCCGCAGGTGTACCATTTTCAGGTCCCCAGAGAAAACCTGACGTTGCTGGAGTACCTTTTGGCAGGAAAACCAAAGTGCCCCAGGTGGCAACATCTAGGATGTTTGTCCGAGCATTCAAGCCATCAATAGGGCTCTCTATGGATCTTAGGAATAAGGGTAAAGAACGAGTTTCAGAAGTTTTTGGTACTGGAAAATAG